A DNA window from Trichosurus vulpecula isolate mTriVul1 chromosome 2, mTriVul1.pri, whole genome shotgun sequence contains the following coding sequences:
- the LOC118838669 gene encoding cytochrome c oxidase subunit 5A, mitochondrial-like, protein MLAAALRRCSTSVWVLLPKPGAAAPSSWLSSASPAASAIQSVRCYSHGSHETGEEFDARWVTYFSKPDLDAWELRKGMNTLVGYDLVPEPKIIDAALRACRRLNDFASAVRILEVVKDKAGPHKEIYPYIIQELRPTLDELGISTPEELGLDKA, encoded by the coding sequence ATGCTGGCCGCCGCTCTCCGCCGCTGCTCCACCTCGGTGTGGGTTCTGCTGCCGAAGCCGGGGGCTGCAGCCCCCTCCTCCTGGTTGTCCTCCGCCTCTCCCGCCGCCTCCGCTATCCAGTCAGTTCGCTGCTACTCCCATGGGTCCCATGAGACAGGTGAGGAGTTTGATGCTCGCTGGGTGACATACTTCAGCAAACCAGATCTTGATGCCTGGGAATTACGAAAAGGAATGAATACATTGGTTGGCTACGACCTAGTTCCAGAACCCAAAATCATTGATGCTGCTTTGAGGGCATGCAGACGGTTAAATGATTTTGCTAGTGCAGTTCGCATTCTAGAGGTTGTAAAGGACAAAGCAGGACCTCATAAGGAAATCTACCCGTATATTATTCAGGAACTTAGACCAACTTTAGATGAATTGGGAATCTCTACTCCAGAGGAGCTGGGCCTAGACAAAGCATAA